The Streptomyces sp. NBC_01275 genome has a segment encoding these proteins:
- a CDS encoding nuclear transport factor 2 family protein, whose translation MTTAYSEPTGTNDDRMPATVAQAEAAWLVAITKGDEEQRHLMLRDCVIVHGPVGNVHDREHFLGYNASMGPTVEAETSEVMCRERGGRAIVTCFQKMRIRRLPDLPPFLVQAVATRVWFSTDEGWRLGHMQLSRRQPSV comes from the coding sequence ATGACCACCGCATACTCGGAGCCGACCGGCACGAACGACGACCGCATGCCGGCCACGGTCGCTCAGGCGGAGGCGGCGTGGCTCGTCGCGATCACAAAGGGCGACGAGGAGCAGCGTCACCTCATGCTCCGCGACTGTGTGATCGTCCACGGCCCGGTCGGGAACGTCCATGACCGCGAGCACTTCCTCGGCTACAACGCGTCCATGGGACCCACCGTCGAGGCTGAGACCAGCGAAGTGATGTGCCGTGAGCGAGGGGGACGGGCCATCGTGACGTGCTTTCAGAAGATGCGCATCCGGCGCCTGCCCGACCTGCCGCCGTTCCTGGTGCAGGCCGTGGCCACCCGGGTGTGGTTCTCGACCGACGAGGGATGGCGCCTCGGCCACATGCAGCTCTCCCGGCGGCAACCGTCGGTATGA
- a CDS encoding SDR family NAD(P)-dependent oxidoreductase: MNDTTDAGTHDRTVEDRRQRFLGKTCLVTGGSRGLGLAAAQAFAREGARVVIIARDPDRLKIASGLIGEGTIAVAADLSSPVGIKAAVTEVTAQVDHVDAAFLNAGRAGIKRLDDMDEATWDMVFNTNVKGSFFLMQGLRPLLAPGGAVVFCGSAAGRRASAGIAAYGTSKAALEHLTRILAAEVIGEGIRVNIVIPGGMNTDIAARTTGLPPGGAEAFRERVRVSTPMLREGEPDELADAVLFLASSEASFITGAALPVDGGATGFTRPPA; the protein is encoded by the coding sequence ATGAACGACACGACTGACGCCGGAACCCACGACCGGACCGTCGAGGACCGGCGTCAGCGTTTCCTCGGGAAGACCTGCCTCGTCACCGGCGGCAGCAGAGGACTGGGACTGGCAGCCGCACAGGCGTTCGCGCGCGAGGGTGCACGCGTGGTCATCATCGCGCGCGACCCCGACCGACTGAAGATCGCGAGCGGTCTGATCGGCGAGGGCACGATCGCCGTGGCAGCCGACCTCTCCTCGCCGGTCGGCATCAAGGCTGCTGTCACGGAGGTCACCGCACAAGTCGACCACGTCGATGCCGCCTTCCTCAATGCCGGGCGGGCGGGCATCAAGCGCCTCGACGACATGGACGAAGCCACCTGGGACATGGTGTTCAACACCAACGTCAAGGGCTCGTTCTTCCTCATGCAGGGTCTCAGGCCCTTGCTCGCACCCGGCGGGGCCGTCGTCTTCTGCGGCTCTGCAGCCGGTCGAAGGGCCAGCGCGGGAATCGCCGCCTACGGGACCAGCAAGGCCGCACTCGAGCACCTGACACGCATCCTCGCCGCTGAAGTCATCGGCGAGGGAATCCGGGTCAACATCGTCATCCCGGGCGGCATGAACACCGACATCGCCGCCCGCACGACGGGCCTTCCGCCCGGTGGAGCCGAGGCCTTCCGGGAGCGAGTCAGGGTCAGCACTCCCATGCTCCGAGAAGGAGAACCGGACGAGCTCGCCGACGCCGTGCTCTTCCTGGCCTCGTCCGAAGCCAGCTTCATCACAGGCGCGGCGCTCCCGGTGGACGGCGGCGCCACCGGCTTCACCCGCCCGCCGGCATAG
- a CDS encoding transcriptional regulator, translating to MPDSTHHALSQRNSTEFRGILSPVQLPSAATDLIRLGDLTGSYATGSYSRLASNGRSLVLRENRAGAAEHGHRITAAIACHVAHAGGTIDQLTQFLLHPEHEGGRHAWSIALRSGQSCALGYIRRVWASASEAVSTTRLLRSRHEVYEVLAALRDRIETTPWRGERGRTALRVLRAHLNFAEIAGGPLHHASERQTAEEAGISRTTLRAVYEKVLKPHGWLRRLRVGHGREGSTWHLDTWPSRFRTTQYPPDPALEEWTTPETATTAVIDSTVLGHLMGLDAFAHQGLGSAALMIISALHQRPDQAVIELVGTSSVSRATTYRSLRRLADHGLVEHTGETWALAPRALEGFGIRLPDADNGRTAASAQGWDKVAEQHGTRGLAARRKALHAAERAAYQEALDRLAEHRSKALVIICDGRQVLVPVPRPDEIPPP from the coding sequence GTGCCAGACAGCACCCATCACGCCCTCTCTCAACGAAACTCCACCGAATTCCGCGGAATTCTCAGCCCCGTCCAGCTTCCGTCGGCCGCGACCGATCTCATTCGGCTCGGAGACCTCACCGGCAGCTACGCCACCGGCAGTTACAGCAGGCTCGCCTCCAACGGCCGAAGTCTGGTCCTGCGTGAAAACCGCGCGGGCGCTGCCGAGCACGGGCACCGGATCACCGCGGCCATCGCCTGCCACGTGGCCCATGCCGGTGGCACCATCGACCAGCTGACGCAGTTCCTGCTGCACCCGGAGCATGAGGGCGGCAGGCACGCCTGGAGCATCGCGCTGCGTTCCGGGCAGTCGTGTGCCTTGGGCTACATCCGCCGGGTGTGGGCCAGCGCTTCGGAAGCGGTCAGCACCACCAGGCTTCTCAGGTCCCGGCACGAGGTATACGAGGTTCTCGCTGCGCTGCGCGACCGCATCGAGACCACGCCCTGGCGCGGCGAGCGGGGACGTACCGCGCTGCGGGTACTGCGGGCGCATCTGAACTTCGCCGAGATCGCGGGCGGCCCCCTGCACCACGCCAGCGAACGGCAGACCGCCGAAGAAGCCGGCATCTCCCGCACGACGCTGCGAGCCGTCTACGAGAAGGTCCTCAAACCGCACGGCTGGCTGCGCCGGCTGCGAGTCGGCCACGGCCGCGAAGGCTCGACCTGGCACCTGGACACTTGGCCGTCTCGTTTCCGGACCACTCAGTACCCCCCCGACCCGGCACTTGAGGAGTGGACCACCCCTGAGACGGCCACGACGGCCGTCATCGACTCCACCGTCCTCGGCCACCTGATGGGCCTTGATGCCTTCGCCCACCAAGGCCTCGGCAGCGCCGCCCTCATGATCATCAGTGCTCTGCACCAGCGCCCGGACCAGGCGGTCATTGAGCTCGTCGGCACTTCCTCGGTCTCCCGCGCCACCACCTACCGGTCCCTGCGGCGCCTCGCCGACCACGGTCTCGTCGAGCACACCGGGGAGACCTGGGCCCTCGCGCCACGTGCGCTGGAGGGCTTCGGTATCCGCCTCCCGGACGCCGACAACGGCCGCACCGCAGCGTCGGCACAGGGCTGGGACAAGGTCGCCGAGCAACACGGCACCAGGGGCCTCGCGGCCCGGCGCAAGGCCCTGCACGCGGCCGAGCGGGCGGCCTACCAGGAGGCACTGGACCGGCTTGCGGAGCACCGCAGCAAGGCTCTCGTGATCATCTGCGACGGCCGCCAGGTCCTGGTACCAGTGCCGCGCCCCGACGAGATCCCACCGCCGTGA
- a CDS encoding FAD-dependent monooxygenase: MMSTEAGPKIAILGGGIGGLAAAAFLREKGFDSDVYEQAAALTEVGAGLVAAPNAARLLRRLGVLDRFVERAVRMEIGWEFRRWENGAVLSAENLQDGCKRLYGEHTYAAHRADLLDALRSAVPEHSVHLGKRCVSVEFEGDQAVLRFEDGDTISPDILIGADGVHSRVRGAVVGPTQARESGICAFRALVPAAKAPEFARRRAQTLWIGPDRHLVHYPVSGEEYVNLVAFAPAGMSSVESWTATATLEELLDEFAGWDPRLVELIRAADTPGRWALLDREPLDHWNRGNATLLGDAAHPMFPFFAQGAAQAIEDGAVLALCLAEDPDNPIAALGRYEELRRHRTARLQEVSHGRSHINHLPDGPEQQARDLAYSQADPLRANGWIYEYDPEVAVSASV, translated from the coding sequence ATGATGAGTACGGAAGCCGGCCCGAAGATCGCGATCCTGGGCGGCGGCATCGGAGGCCTCGCTGCCGCGGCCTTCCTTCGCGAGAAGGGCTTCGACAGTGACGTCTACGAGCAGGCGGCCGCCCTGACCGAGGTCGGTGCCGGCCTGGTGGCCGCCCCCAACGCCGCCCGCCTGCTCCGGCGTCTCGGCGTGCTGGACCGGTTCGTCGAGCGCGCGGTGCGGATGGAGATCGGCTGGGAGTTCCGGCGCTGGGAGAACGGCGCCGTCCTCTCCGCGGAGAACCTTCAGGACGGCTGCAAACGCCTGTACGGCGAGCACACCTACGCCGCGCACCGCGCCGACCTGCTGGACGCCTTGAGGTCGGCTGTCCCCGAGCACTCGGTCCACCTCGGCAAGCGCTGCGTCTCGGTCGAGTTCGAAGGCGACCAGGCGGTTCTGCGGTTCGAGGACGGTGACACGATCAGCCCGGACATCCTCATCGGCGCCGACGGAGTCCACTCACGCGTGCGCGGCGCCGTCGTCGGTCCGACTCAGGCCAGGGAGTCGGGCATCTGCGCCTTCCGCGCCCTCGTACCGGCGGCGAAGGCGCCCGAGTTCGCGAGGCGGCGCGCCCAGACCCTCTGGATCGGCCCCGACCGTCACCTCGTGCACTACCCGGTCTCCGGCGAGGAGTACGTCAACCTCGTCGCCTTCGCACCGGCCGGAATGAGCAGTGTCGAGTCGTGGACGGCCACCGCGACGCTCGAGGAACTGCTCGACGAGTTCGCCGGCTGGGATCCGCGTCTGGTGGAGCTGATCAGGGCCGCAGACACGCCGGGGCGCTGGGCGTTGCTCGACCGCGAGCCCCTCGACCACTGGAACCGCGGAAACGCGACCCTCCTGGGTGACGCGGCCCACCCGATGTTCCCGTTCTTCGCCCAGGGCGCCGCCCAGGCGATCGAGGACGGCGCTGTCCTGGCCCTCTGCCTTGCCGAGGACCCGGACAACCCGATCGCGGCGCTGGGGCGCTACGAAGAGCTCCGTCGACACCGCACGGCACGCCTGCAGGAGGTGTCGCACGGAAGGTCTCACATCAACCACCTTCCGGACGGCCCCGAGCAGCAGGCACGCGACCTCGCCTACTCGCAGGCCGACCCACTCAGAGCGAACGGCTGGATCTACGAGTACGACCCCGAGGTCGCTGTCTCGGCCTCGGTGTGA
- a CDS encoding SDR family NAD(P)-dependent oxidoreductase: MAGRLTGRTAVVTGGSTGIGQEIARRLAAEGADIAVADIDPADETRDLVAETGRRFFSDKVDVSDEDAIHGFAARVRRELGAADILVNNAAVVLPADIDHVTFEEWRRTFAVNVDGPFLASRAFLSDLKESGSGRIINITSASYWTPPPPFVSYVSAKGALNGFTSVLAADLAAHHITVNGVAASLVRTATAAEKTSELFFEQTVRMQNIKRVQMPADVSGVVAFLASDDAAFITGQIVVADGGSTRR; this comes from the coding sequence ATGGCTGGGAGGCTGACGGGCAGGACCGCCGTCGTGACCGGAGGCAGTACGGGCATCGGGCAGGAGATCGCGCGCAGGCTCGCGGCGGAGGGAGCGGACATCGCGGTCGCGGACATCGATCCGGCCGACGAGACGCGGGACCTCGTCGCGGAGACCGGCCGGCGATTCTTCAGCGACAAGGTCGACGTCTCGGACGAGGACGCCATCCACGGGTTCGCCGCCCGGGTCCGACGTGAGCTCGGCGCCGCCGACATCCTGGTGAACAACGCGGCCGTCGTTCTTCCGGCCGACATCGACCACGTGACCTTCGAGGAATGGCGTCGCACCTTCGCCGTCAACGTGGACGGCCCCTTCCTGGCCTCCCGGGCGTTCCTGTCGGACCTGAAGGAGTCCGGGTCGGGACGGATCATCAACATCACGTCCGCGAGCTACTGGACTCCGCCGCCTCCCTTCGTCTCCTATGTCTCCGCCAAGGGCGCGCTGAACGGATTCACCTCGGTCCTGGCCGCCGACCTCGCCGCTCACCACATCACCGTCAACGGCGTCGCAGCGAGCCTGGTCCGGACAGCCACGGCCGCGGAGAAGACGAGCGAGCTCTTCTTCGAGCAGACCGTGCGGATGCAGAACATCAAGCGGGTCCAGATGCCGGCCGACGTCTCGGGCGTCGTGGCGTTTCTCGCCTCCGACGACGCCGCGTTCATCACGGGGCAGATCGTCGTCGCGGACGGCGGAAGCACACGCCGCTGA
- a CDS encoding VOC family protein, with protein MEFPFGQPTDAIIQVAYTVPDLADGMRWWTDELGVGPWFVNERIGGEGSTYRGEPGKAEFALALAFSGHTMVELIQTLDDEPSIYKDAYERHGYGFHHVAKAVPNVREEVERREASGASVRFHDLTPGGDVYFLEAGEVAPGMIELVQDSEITREIFTGVWRASVDWDGSRPLRDFAELLPA; from the coding sequence ATGGAGTTTCCCTTCGGCCAGCCGACCGACGCCATCATCCAGGTCGCGTACACGGTCCCCGACCTCGCTGACGGGATGCGCTGGTGGACCGATGAACTCGGCGTCGGGCCCTGGTTCGTGAACGAGAGGATCGGCGGCGAGGGCTCCACCTACCGTGGTGAGCCGGGGAAGGCCGAGTTCGCCCTCGCCCTCGCCTTCTCGGGGCACACGATGGTCGAGCTCATCCAGACCCTCGACGACGAGCCTTCCATCTACAAGGACGCCTACGAACGCCACGGCTACGGCTTCCACCACGTCGCCAAGGCTGTGCCGAACGTCAGGGAAGAGGTCGAACGTCGTGAGGCGAGCGGAGCGTCGGTGCGTTTTCACGATCTGACCCCAGGCGGGGATGTCTACTTCCTGGAAGCCGGTGAAGTTGCCCCGGGGATGATCGAGCTCGTCCAGGACAGCGAGATCACGCGAGAGATCTTCACAGGCGTCTGGCGGGCATCAGTCGACTGGGACGGGTCGCGACCTCTGCGCGACTTCGCGGAGTTGCTGCCGGCCTGA
- a CDS encoding MFS transporter, with product MVQIDSPKAAEGEGGRYTLAPGTLAAVVLAVCLAQIALSVPSLINGLIQQDLAPSSAQLTWITEAFMLPVAALGLGFGVFGDLFGRKRLLVGGAALIAVGSALAILVPGAGHSSDTRVTLLILAQVLGGIGAAAIFPTSLAMVAAGTHTTATRARGVAIWATALSVGGFLGPLLAGLAAKIDLGWAGNANWRWAFVGVLVIAVVSVVLSLALAQNSASPEGRSVDWPGQITAALGLFALMYAVIQGSETGWGSPQIAIAFIAAAVFLVLFVFAESRAAAPLLLLSVFRNRAFAVNSVVTLIGMFAFLVIMYSTSIRLTIIQGFSPLQSSVAYLFFGGIGFVLLPLTSKLLERYNPRWVLCTALTLIGASGLWFAVIPTTSRSIGAIVGPLILAGVGSALAFASITAVAVNTLPNHLAGMASGVTSTFRDLGFALGPAIAGAVALGRASDEIARKLAGDPALSKAYEAFQASAAHAPADQRPQLEAAVHAVQSGPLGANSVPADITLPDGKVVPFNPLKDVAFDALSSSYSIAYVLAGVAALVAAALILVGVRGGVDQAHLDDDPHTLAD from the coding sequence ATGGTTCAGATCGATTCACCCAAGGCAGCGGAGGGAGAGGGGGGCAGATACACCCTGGCCCCGGGCACCCTGGCCGCGGTGGTTCTCGCCGTGTGCCTCGCGCAGATAGCCCTCTCCGTCCCCTCGCTCATCAATGGGCTGATCCAGCAGGATCTCGCGCCGTCCTCGGCCCAACTGACTTGGATCACCGAGGCCTTCATGCTTCCCGTCGCCGCCCTGGGACTGGGCTTCGGCGTGTTCGGCGACCTCTTCGGCCGTAAGCGCCTGCTCGTCGGGGGCGCCGCGCTCATTGCCGTGGGGTCGGCTCTCGCGATCCTGGTGCCGGGTGCGGGACACTCGTCCGACACCCGGGTGACGTTGCTGATCCTCGCCCAAGTCCTCGGTGGTATCGGGGCCGCGGCCATCTTCCCGACGAGCCTGGCCATGGTGGCGGCCGGTACGCACACCACCGCCACCCGCGCGCGTGGCGTGGCGATCTGGGCCACCGCGCTCTCGGTCGGCGGCTTCCTCGGCCCGCTGCTGGCAGGCCTCGCCGCCAAGATCGACCTCGGCTGGGCCGGGAACGCGAACTGGCGATGGGCCTTCGTCGGCGTCCTTGTCATCGCCGTGGTGAGCGTCGTCCTGTCGCTGGCCCTCGCTCAGAACTCCGCCTCGCCCGAGGGCCGCTCCGTCGACTGGCCGGGGCAGATCACTGCCGCGCTCGGCCTGTTCGCTCTGATGTACGCCGTGATCCAGGGCTCCGAGACCGGCTGGGGGAGCCCCCAGATCGCCATCGCGTTCATCGCCGCGGCCGTCTTCCTCGTGCTGTTCGTCTTCGCCGAGAGCCGTGCGGCCGCGCCGCTGCTTCTCCTGAGCGTGTTCCGGAACCGGGCGTTCGCCGTGAACTCGGTGGTCACCCTGATCGGTATGTTCGCGTTCCTCGTGATCATGTACAGCACCAGTATCCGCCTCACCATCATCCAGGGATTCAGCCCACTGCAGAGCTCCGTCGCCTACCTCTTCTTCGGGGGCATCGGCTTCGTACTGCTGCCCCTCACCTCCAAGCTGCTCGAGCGCTACAACCCCCGCTGGGTTCTCTGCACGGCCCTGACCCTCATCGGTGCCAGCGGGCTGTGGTTCGCCGTCATCCCGACGACCAGTCGGTCCATCGGCGCCATCGTCGGGCCGCTGATCCTCGCCGGTGTCGGCTCGGCACTCGCCTTCGCCTCCATCACCGCGGTCGCCGTCAACACGTTGCCCAACCACCTCGCCGGTATGGCGAGTGGTGTCACGAGCACGTTCCGGGACCTCGGGTTCGCCCTCGGCCCCGCGATCGCCGGTGCTGTCGCACTGGGCCGGGCCTCCGACGAGATCGCCCGCAAGCTGGCCGGTGATCCCGCACTGAGCAAGGCCTACGAGGCATTCCAGGCATCCGCGGCCCATGCTCCCGCGGATCAGAGACCACAGCTCGAGGCAGCGGTGCACGCCGTGCAATCGGGCCCGCTCGGCGCCAACTCGGTGCCGGCCGACATCACACTGCCGGATGGCAAGGTGGTGCCTTTCAACCCGCTCAAGGACGTCGCTTTCGACGCCCTCAGCAGCAGTTACTCCATCGCGTACGTGCTCGCCGGCGTGGCGGCTCTCGTGGCGGCGGCGCTCATTCTCGTCGGCGTGCGCGGCGGCGTGGACCAGGCTCATCTCGATGACGACCCGCACACCCTCGCCGACTGA
- a CDS encoding thiamine pyrophosphate-binding protein: METLSTSRRADHRMAPATGSGLVVRTLQRAGVNVAFGLPGAHIDGILQDALDAKLRIVDVRHEMNAGHAAEGYARVTGNLGVAVVTAGGGFTNVLTSVANAHLDRTPVLYVVGSGPLETDQVNDQQAGFDQVAMATPVTKFAHRVTRTELIPRLVAQAIRIAQSEPKGPVLLDIPWDVLRQQVDVEEAEDYRVEIDGSGIASADGVDRIVAALSTAERPIALVGKSFVTADARAQLHEFAARTGVPLFSDWEGLGAIVGSGRHVGLLQTLATVPEDERPDLVLMLGLRFGMATQFGTGRLLPKSARIFQIDPDGRELGRLQEVELGIQADAVGSVGVLNERLGDSPVPPGRDDWLKTLRDISATRRSALAAETEEHGDDAIHPYLAVRTIAESVPENATVVVDGALTELWLSETIALAPLAHYLGHGYLSSMGSNFGVAVGAQYATPDKATILVTGDGAVGYSLAEFDTLVRAGLPVIVIVLNNQAWGATLHTQQFFFGQDRVTNNRLQNGSYSGVARALGADGVDVAELDQLRPAIEAALAARRPTCIDVRVSLAPIPPEERVLNGGAPFGGIEIDA; the protein is encoded by the coding sequence ATGGAAACCCTGAGTACGTCCAGAAGGGCGGATCACCGAATGGCACCCGCAACCGGTAGTGGGCTCGTCGTGCGAACGCTGCAGCGAGCCGGAGTCAACGTCGCCTTCGGCCTGCCCGGAGCACACATCGACGGCATCCTCCAGGACGCCCTGGATGCCAAGCTCCGGATCGTCGACGTGCGCCACGAAATGAACGCCGGCCACGCGGCCGAGGGCTATGCGCGGGTCACCGGAAACCTGGGGGTCGCCGTCGTCACGGCCGGCGGCGGCTTCACCAACGTCCTGACGTCTGTCGCCAACGCACATCTGGACCGGACCCCGGTCCTCTATGTTGTGGGCTCCGGGCCCCTTGAGACGGACCAGGTCAACGACCAGCAGGCCGGGTTCGACCAGGTGGCGATGGCAACCCCGGTGACCAAGTTCGCGCACCGCGTCACCCGTACCGAGCTGATCCCCCGCCTGGTCGCGCAGGCGATCCGGATAGCTCAGTCGGAGCCCAAGGGGCCAGTGCTCCTCGACATTCCCTGGGACGTCCTCCGCCAGCAGGTCGACGTCGAAGAGGCCGAGGACTACCGCGTCGAGATCGACGGCAGCGGCATCGCCTCCGCCGACGGCGTCGATCGGATCGTCGCGGCGCTCAGCACAGCCGAGCGGCCGATCGCGCTGGTCGGCAAGTCCTTCGTCACTGCCGACGCACGGGCTCAGTTGCACGAGTTCGCCGCTCGTACCGGAGTGCCTCTCTTCTCCGACTGGGAGGGTCTCGGGGCGATCGTCGGCTCCGGGCGGCACGTCGGTCTCCTCCAGACCCTGGCCACCGTCCCCGAGGACGAGCGGCCCGACCTGGTCCTGATGCTCGGGCTGCGCTTCGGAATGGCCACCCAGTTCGGCACCGGACGACTGCTCCCGAAGAGCGCGCGGATCTTCCAGATCGACCCAGACGGCCGTGAACTCGGCCGTCTGCAGGAGGTCGAACTCGGCATCCAGGCCGACGCGGTCGGCTCGGTCGGCGTGCTGAACGAGCGCCTGGGCGACAGCCCCGTGCCCCCCGGGCGCGACGACTGGCTGAAGACCCTGCGGGACATCTCCGCCACCCGGCGATCCGCGCTCGCCGCCGAGACCGAGGAGCACGGGGACGACGCGATCCACCCGTACCTCGCGGTCCGCACGATCGCCGAGAGCGTCCCCGAGAACGCCACCGTGGTCGTCGACGGCGCCCTGACCGAGCTGTGGCTCTCCGAGACGATCGCCCTCGCCCCGCTGGCCCACTACCTCGGGCACGGCTACCTCAGCTCGATGGGGAGCAACTTCGGCGTGGCCGTCGGAGCCCAGTACGCGACCCCCGACAAGGCGACCATCCTCGTCACCGGCGACGGCGCCGTCGGCTACAGCCTCGCCGAGTTCGACACCCTCGTCCGCGCGGGACTCCCGGTCATCGTGATCGTCCTCAACAACCAGGCATGGGGCGCCACCCTGCACACCCAGCAGTTCTTCTTCGGACAGGACCGCGTCACCAACAACCGCCTGCAGAACGGCTCCTACAGCGGCGTGGCACGAGCTCTGGGTGCGGACGGTGTCGACGTCGCGGAACTCGACCAGCTCCGCCCGGCGATCGAGGCCGCTCTCGCGGCCCGCAGGCCGACGTGCATCGACGTGCGCGTGAGCCTTGCGCCCATTCCGCCGGAGGAGCGCGTCCTGAACGGCGGAGCTCCGTTCGGCGGCATCGAGATCGACGCTTGA
- a CDS encoding IclR family transcriptional regulator — protein sequence MPRANEPGRTVSSRLWDLLFAFDPNNTELTLADLVRRTGMPHATARRLTLELVAAGALERTSDNRFAIGLPLWRLGTLAPRAETLRSAAQPFVEDLYAALRQHVQLAVLQGDQAVIIERLSAVNAVGLTSQVGSLLPLHCSGVGKVLLSHGSPAFIDEVLAGRLQRFTPKTIVDPAELRRELASCRSTGTVVVKEELSEGAESVATRIVDGSGKVVAALSVVVAAGSIKLQAVVPSLVTSGLGLSRSLGWRPGIPIRTA from the coding sequence ATGCCTCGTGCGAACGAGCCAGGACGCACCGTCAGCTCCCGACTCTGGGATCTGCTGTTCGCCTTCGACCCCAACAACACCGAGCTGACCCTCGCCGACCTGGTCCGGCGCACCGGCATGCCGCACGCCACCGCCAGGCGCCTGACACTCGAACTCGTGGCGGCCGGCGCGCTGGAGCGCACCAGCGACAACCGGTTCGCGATCGGCCTGCCCCTGTGGCGCCTCGGGACCCTCGCACCGCGCGCCGAGACGCTCCGCAGCGCCGCGCAGCCGTTCGTGGAGGACCTGTACGCGGCGCTTCGCCAGCATGTGCAGCTGGCCGTCCTCCAGGGCGACCAGGCCGTGATCATCGAGCGGCTGTCGGCGGTCAACGCCGTCGGTCTGACGTCGCAGGTCGGCAGCCTTCTGCCCTTGCACTGCTCAGGTGTGGGCAAGGTGCTGCTGAGCCACGGCAGTCCGGCCTTCATCGATGAGGTGCTGGCGGGAAGGCTCCAGCGCTTCACTCCCAAGACGATCGTGGACCCGGCCGAACTCCGTCGCGAACTGGCGTCCTGCCGCTCGACCGGAACGGTGGTCGTCAAGGAAGAGCTGAGCGAAGGGGCCGAGTCGGTCGCGACGCGCATCGTCGACGGCAGCGGCAAAGTCGTCGCGGCTCTTTCCGTCGTGGTGGCCGCCGGCTCGATCAAACTGCAAGCGGTCGTGCCCTCCCTGGTCACGAGCGGACTGGGACTGTCCAGGAGTCTCGGCTGGAGACCGGGCATTCCCATTCGCACCGCGTGA
- a CDS encoding helix-turn-helix domain containing protein gives MNPHPPPGPGTSEAVTPQALRKQYEAGATVDELVTASGLSYGTVLNRLHDAGTVMRTSWQTRRMRQNPQARRRLAARLRTLYEQHGATLTELAAAAGETRRGARRLLIEAGGTVRTTQQTLRMRAAARAAERYKVALSLRARYEAGATVPELATEHSASRVSRQLMSAITATWNIASEQ, from the coding sequence ATGAACCCACATCCCCCACCCGGCCCCGGCACGAGCGAGGCGGTGACGCCCCAGGCCCTGCGCAAGCAGTACGAGGCCGGTGCCACGGTCGACGAACTCGTCACCGCCAGCGGCCTGTCGTACGGCACGGTCCTCAACCGGCTGCACGACGCCGGAACCGTCATGCGCACCTCCTGGCAGACCCGCCGGATGCGGCAGAACCCACAAGCCCGCAGGCGACTCGCGGCCCGTCTGCGCACCCTGTACGAGCAGCACGGCGCAACTCTCACCGAACTCGCCGCAGCGGCGGGAGAGACGAGGCGCGGTGCCCGGCGCCTGCTGATCGAAGCCGGCGGCACCGTGCGCACCACGCAGCAGACCCTGCGGATGCGCGCCGCAGCACGGGCCGCCGAACGGTACAAGGTCGCGCTGTCCCTGCGCGCACGGTACGAGGCCGGCGCCACAGTGCCGGAACTCGCCACGGAGCACAGCGCTTCGCGGGTGAGTCGTCAGCTTATGAGTGCGATCACCGCGACGTGGAATATCGCTTCGGAACAGTGA